One window from the genome of Corynebacterium sp. SCR221107 encodes:
- a CDS encoding benzoate/H(+) symporter BenE family transporter, protein MGATPGQAAGGLTLLCLAVGLSTLVLAWRTRIPTTAAWSTPGAALLGGVGAAAGSFGEAVSAFLVCAALIVASGLRRPLADLVAHIPASIAQAMLAGVLLPLCAQVVTGLKVNPRPVAPVVVVWVAGMRYFPQWAVPAAFGIAVVVIGAQTRGIDAAQLLPHLELVSPRFSVAGIIGVALPLFIVTMASQNLPGLAVLKAYGYDANWRASMLVTGLGSALAAAGGGLSVNLAAISAALAAAPETGVSKEKRYLAALFSGASYVVLAVTCAAVVAVATVAPAGVIAAVADLALLGTFGSSVAGAWKDESARLPVVGTFVVAASGVSFFGVSQAMWALVAGLVLLAVLRKR, encoded by the coding sequence GTGGGCGCGACCCCCGGCCAGGCCGCCGGCGGGCTAACTCTCCTGTGCCTCGCGGTAGGGCTGAGCACGCTCGTCCTCGCGTGGCGCACCCGCATCCCCACCACCGCGGCGTGGTCCACACCCGGCGCGGCCCTGCTCGGCGGCGTGGGCGCGGCGGCTGGCAGCTTCGGCGAGGCCGTGAGTGCCTTCCTCGTCTGCGCGGCGCTCATCGTCGCCTCGGGCCTGCGGCGGCCGCTGGCCGACCTCGTGGCACACATCCCCGCCTCCATCGCCCAGGCGATGCTCGCGGGCGTGCTGCTCCCCCTGTGCGCGCAGGTGGTCACGGGCCTCAAGGTGAACCCGAGGCCGGTCGCGCCGGTCGTCGTGGTGTGGGTCGCGGGCATGCGGTACTTCCCGCAGTGGGCGGTGCCCGCGGCCTTCGGGATTGCCGTCGTGGTCATCGGCGCGCAGACCCGCGGCATCGACGCCGCTCAGCTGCTGCCGCACCTCGAGCTGGTCTCCCCACGGTTTAGCGTGGCGGGGATCATCGGCGTGGCGCTGCCGCTGTTCATCGTCACGATGGCCTCGCAAAACCTGCCGGGCCTGGCGGTACTCAAGGCCTACGGTTATGACGCGAACTGGCGCGCATCGATGCTGGTCACGGGGTTGGGCTCGGCCCTCGCGGCCGCAGGCGGCGGCCTGTCGGTCAACCTCGCGGCGATCTCTGCGGCGCTGGCGGCAGCGCCCGAGACGGGGGTCTCCAAGGAGAAGCGCTACCTAGCGGCGCTGTTCTCCGGCGCGTCCTACGTGGTGCTCGCCGTGACCTGCGCGGCGGTGGTAGCGGTGGCCACGGTCGCGCCCGCGGGCGTCATCGCGGCGGTCGCCGACCTCGCGCTGCTGGGCACGTTCGGCTCGTCCGTTGCGGGCGCTTGGAAGGACGAATCGGCGCGCCTGCCGGTCGTGGGCACCTTCGTCGTCGCCGCGTCCGGCGTCTCCTTTTTCGGCGTCAGCCAGGCGATGTGGGCGCTGGTCGCGGGTCTTGTTCTCCTTGCGGTTTTGCGCAAGCGCTAG
- a CDS encoding IS3 family transposase (programmed frameshift), giving the protein MARPSQYDAATQDRAVRMYFERLEEGDISKAGARREIGELLGVKESTLRNWIRRHEQQSQAPEPGSLSYEQLQAAYDEQAKEVAKLRRANEILKTASGFFRPGGARPQTSVIVDFIRTYRHRFGVEPICETLTAHGIAIAPSTFYAHQARGFGPSDAELDQAYAAHRIYRLWEANRKVYGRRKLWKAAVRDGMSIGRDQVERLMKITGIRGVSRGMHRKKTTVANPAHRRHPDRINRRWTYPSHPDQWWIADFTYVWTRQGFCYVAFIVDAYSRMILGWVVTTVMDTRMVLMALEHALFSRRRTRMDFTSTGIVHHSDAGAQYTSLAFTDALTEAGLQGSIGSAGDALDNAMMESTIGLYKTELIDFDPARTWRDAQEVETETASWVYWYNHQRLHSSIGDVPPIEYEQDYEEFNIIRRAQ; this is encoded by the exons ATGGCACGACCCAGTCAGTACGACGCAGCTACGCAGGACCGCGCGGTGCGCATGTACTTCGAGCGCCTCGAGGAAGGCGACATCTCCAAGGCCGGCGCCCGCCGGGAGATCGGCGAGTTGCTCGGCGTGAAGGAATCGACGCTGCGCAACTGGATCCGCAGGCACGAGCAGCAGTCGCAGGCCCCGGAGCCCGGTTCCCTGTCCTACGAGCAACTCCAGGCCGCTTACGACGAGCAGGCCAAGGAAGTGGCCAAGCTGCGTCGGGCCAATGAGATCTTGAAGACGGCGTCGG GCTTTTTTCGCCCAGGCGGAGCTCGACCGCAAACTTCGGTAATCGTGGACTTCATCCGCACCTACCGCCACCGCTTCGGAGTCGAGCCAATCTGCGAAACACTCACCGCCCATGGCATCGCGATTGCCCCAAGCACCTTTTACGCCCACCAGGCCCGCGGGTTCGGCCCTTCGGACGCCGAGTTGGATCAGGCCTATGCCGCTCACCGCATCTACCGGCTATGGGAGGCCAACCGCAAGGTCTACGGCCGCCGTAAACTCTGGAAGGCCGCTGTCCGCGACGGCATGAGCATCGGTCGTGACCAGGTCGAACGGCTGATGAAGATCACCGGCATCCGCGGTGTCTCACGCGGGATGCACCGTAAGAAAACGACGGTGGCCAACCCCGCTCACCGCCGGCACCCGGACCGGATCAACCGCAGATGGACGTACCCGTCGCACCCGGATCAGTGGTGGATCGCGGACTTCACCTACGTGTGGACCCGCCAGGGCTTTTGTTACGTCGCCTTCATCGTCGACGCCTATTCGCGGATGATCCTCGGCTGGGTGGTCACCACGGTCATGGACACCCGGATGGTGCTCATGGCCCTGGAACACGCCCTGTTTTCCCGCCGGCGCACCCGCATGGACTTCACCTCCACCGGCATCGTCCACCACTCGGACGCGGGAGCCCAGTACACCTCGCTGGCGTTCACGGACGCGCTGACAGAGGCCGGGTTGCAGGGCTCGATCGGCTCGGCCGGTGACGCCTTGGATAACGCGATGATGGAGTCGACGATCGGGCTCTACAAGACTGAGCTCATCGACTTCGACCCTGCACGGACATGGAGGGATGCCCAGGAGGTCGAAACGGAAACGGCCTCGTGGGTCTACTGGTATAATCACCAGCGTCTGCATTCGTCGATCGGTGACGTTCCCCCGATCGAATACGAGCAGGACTACGAGGAATTCAACATCATCAGAAGAGCCCAGTAA
- a CDS encoding major capsid protein yields MGFYPGAADLNKGVITIEQALNNPTTIEERVAEVASKNLLIDAVFASDAQPVEGGAVIYSEITEKNFYTQNDVTQRQPGDEYAVVYREKPEAKLAKVEDYGGKFAVSDEARRRNQAVDFDNDVQTLANTITRKLNQRAMETIKAAEAHAIQVVATLPWSQVVLADPVAVTPPAQRPLTNLADAIALAEVKDLGITYQNAIVNPLTKATLRMIYGADLAPMLTDLGLELLTSNYVDADAAYLVDPGKAGFVRYEEPLTITTWRDEHHRQTWVQGYAMPVIGVTMPAAIAKISGIAE; encoded by the coding sequence ATGGGCTTTTACCCTGGAGCCGCCGACCTCAATAAGGGTGTAATCACCATTGAGCAGGCGCTGAACAATCCAACCACCATCGAAGAGCGCGTCGCCGAAGTCGCCTCAAAGAACCTGTTGATCGACGCGGTTTTCGCAAGCGACGCGCAACCAGTTGAGGGTGGCGCCGTGATCTACTCGGAAATCACCGAAAAGAACTTTTACACCCAAAACGATGTGACGCAGCGGCAACCCGGCGACGAGTACGCGGTCGTCTACCGCGAAAAGCCCGAGGCCAAGCTGGCAAAAGTCGAAGATTACGGTGGCAAGTTCGCCGTTTCGGACGAGGCGCGCCGCCGCAACCAGGCCGTTGATTTCGACAACGACGTTCAAACCTTGGCGAACACGATTACCCGCAAACTCAACCAGCGGGCAATGGAAACCATCAAGGCCGCCGAAGCCCACGCTATCCAGGTCGTGGCCACCTTGCCCTGGAGCCAGGTAGTCCTCGCCGACCCCGTTGCAGTGACCCCACCAGCCCAGCGCCCCCTAACCAACCTCGCCGACGCCATCGCACTTGCAGAGGTCAAAGACCTAGGTATCACCTACCAGAATGCGATTGTTAACCCGCTCACGAAGGCAACCCTTCGCATGATCTACGGCGCTGACCTTGCCCCCATGCTCACCGACCTAGGTCTGGAACTGTTGACCTCCAACTATGTTGACGCAGACGCCGCCTACCTCGTTGACCCAGGTAAAGCCGGTTTCGTGCGCTACGAGGAACCACTAACCATCACCACCTGGCGTGACGAACATCACCGACAGACGTGGGTGCAAGGCTACGCCATGCCCGTGATCGGTGTCACCATGCCCGCCGCCATCGCCAAGATTTCCGGAATCGCAGAATAA
- a CDS encoding helix-turn-helix domain-containing protein, translating to MNVTHLPGHGVTLTYADARRLAKTVFALADFCKGRGQRVNPGIMKLAGEIVSICGNPEPPPQAEEDNLEYEQIDATSAAKILGCSTRNVRTLAGRQRLPGWKQQGKWWFDRSDVETFRDYRH from the coding sequence GTGAACGTCACACACCTACCGGGCCATGGCGTGACCTTGACCTATGCCGACGCCCGGCGCCTGGCCAAAACAGTCTTCGCCCTTGCGGACTTTTGCAAAGGGCGTGGGCAACGGGTCAACCCTGGAATTATGAAGCTCGCCGGAGAAATTGTTTCCATTTGCGGAAATCCGGAACCCCCACCCCAGGCCGAAGAAGACAATCTTGAATATGAGCAGATCGACGCCACCAGCGCAGCAAAGATTCTGGGTTGTTCCACTCGAAACGTCCGCACCCTCGCGGGCAGACAACGCCTCCCCGGCTGGAAACAGCAAGGCAAGTGGTGGTTCGACCGCAGCGATGTCGAAACCTTCCGCGACTATCGCCACTGA
- a CDS encoding AAA family ATPase, with amino-acid sequence MIWKELERGKRASFQTPNHSAEDRGTSVTYTGDSILVHTFNADKGDVLDALGLTYADLYDQPRTTYTYPDGRSVTRFFTKEGKKTFTQAGNKKGTALYGQDTLNRWPNTTVLVVEGEKDVNTAVNVLGVPAVSQAQGASTPPSKADWAPLAGRDVIIVQDADTPGMTRAAKVKNHLQAMSTPPASISVMAAKVGNDFSDHVAAGYGLDELVEVEPTVGRRHIVLTPACSVKTEKVDWLVDQWIPRNMLTLLAGREGIGKSTIACSWVAEFTRRGMNAAYLNTEDSRSFTVKPRLQAAGADLNRLFFVDVQTAEGTEGHLKLPQDTTLLFEALAAKGVEFVVLDAAKSAMDSKLDGYKDDHVRQFLEPLAAAADKHKITVLGLAHFGKAEGKDTGRLLLGSIAWSQIARSVISAAVDDDGNLIVSNTKANLATGIVSRRAHIESRPVQLYDGDLTNVGALVWGDFTDEVATEFLDRQGGEEQGSKTETELWLHDYLTERGACPRQTIVTAAKKVGIAERSLARAFKKLGGVSSVSGFPRVATWALPTPATVVPLDSHRNHTSGTTGTTGTDLQKQAQKTLDFSSYATPQECGTTGGTTVATLTHGTTGTTGTTGTDLQKHSGTTGDGEKGSGTTGGHPHNQHNGWETNTPTTPTVSPIPHPREEEVKHALVDSTSTEVGLSERVLLGCVPTKTADQDTVRTILAALVEDGALIYRNEKYFRP; translated from the coding sequence TTGATCTGGAAGGAACTGGAGCGGGGGAAGCGGGCTAGTTTCCAAACACCCAACCATTCCGCCGAAGACCGAGGAACCAGTGTCACCTACACCGGTGACTCTATTCTCGTTCACACTTTCAACGCTGATAAAGGCGACGTCCTCGACGCACTCGGGCTGACATATGCCGATCTCTACGACCAACCACGCACCACCTACACATACCCAGATGGCCGAAGTGTCACCCGGTTCTTCACGAAGGAAGGGAAAAAAACCTTCACCCAAGCTGGAAACAAGAAGGGCACCGCCCTATACGGGCAGGACACGCTCAACCGCTGGCCTAACACCACTGTGCTCGTGGTTGAGGGTGAGAAGGACGTCAACACCGCCGTCAACGTGCTAGGTGTTCCCGCTGTGTCGCAGGCACAGGGTGCCAGCACGCCACCTAGTAAGGCTGATTGGGCACCCCTTGCAGGCCGTGACGTCATTATTGTCCAGGACGCTGACACACCGGGCATGACTCGCGCCGCGAAGGTGAAAAACCACCTTCAGGCCATGTCCACGCCGCCCGCGTCGATCTCGGTCATGGCCGCGAAAGTGGGCAATGACTTTTCCGATCATGTCGCCGCCGGGTATGGCCTCGACGAACTCGTAGAAGTTGAACCCACCGTGGGGCGCCGTCACATCGTGCTAACCCCAGCTTGTTCCGTGAAAACGGAGAAAGTCGACTGGTTGGTTGACCAGTGGATACCACGAAACATGCTTACCTTGCTGGCAGGGCGCGAAGGTATCGGTAAGTCAACAATTGCGTGTTCGTGGGTTGCAGAATTTACCCGCCGGGGCATGAACGCCGCCTACCTGAATACCGAAGACTCACGTAGTTTCACGGTGAAACCACGCCTCCAGGCCGCAGGCGCCGACCTCAACCGGCTGTTTTTCGTTGATGTGCAAACAGCAGAAGGTACCGAAGGGCACCTGAAGCTACCACAAGACACCACCCTGTTGTTCGAGGCGCTAGCGGCAAAGGGCGTGGAATTTGTTGTACTCGACGCAGCAAAGTCCGCCATGGACTCCAAGTTGGACGGCTACAAAGATGACCACGTTCGACAGTTCCTGGAGCCACTGGCAGCCGCCGCCGACAAGCACAAAATCACTGTGCTGGGGCTGGCTCACTTCGGTAAGGCCGAAGGCAAAGACACTGGACGCCTACTGTTGGGGTCGATCGCATGGTCACAGATCGCCCGTAGCGTGATATCCGCCGCAGTTGACGATGACGGCAACCTGATCGTGTCCAACACGAAGGCGAATCTCGCCACGGGCATTGTCTCCAGGCGTGCACATATCGAATCACGCCCCGTGCAACTTTATGATGGTGATCTCACCAATGTTGGGGCGCTCGTGTGGGGAGATTTCACCGACGAGGTGGCAACCGAATTTCTCGACAGGCAGGGTGGCGAAGAACAAGGGTCGAAGACGGAGACGGAATTGTGGCTTCATGACTACCTCACAGAGCGTGGGGCATGCCCTAGGCAGACGATCGTCACCGCCGCGAAGAAGGTAGGGATTGCCGAACGTAGCCTTGCTCGTGCGTTCAAGAAACTAGGTGGCGTTTCGTCCGTTTCTGGGTTTCCACGTGTAGCTACATGGGCACTTCCTACCCCCGCTACAGTCGTGCCACTAGATAGCCACAGGAATCACACTAGTGGCACGACTGGCACGACTGGAACTGACCTGCAAAAACAAGCCCAAAAAACGCTTGATTTTTCCAGTTATGCCACACCCCAGGAATGTGGCACAACTGGTGGCACAACCGTCGCAACCCTTACACATGGCACGACTGGCACGACTGGCACGACTGGGACTGACCTGCAAAAACACAGTGGCACAACCGGAGACGGTGAAAAAGGCAGTGGCACAACTGGAGGCCACCCCCACAACCAACACAATGGCTGGGAAACCAACACCCCAACTACCCCCACAGTATCCCCCATTCCGCACCCACGGGAAGAAGAAGTCAAGCACGCCCTCGTTGACTCAACCAGCACCGAAGTTGGGCTTAGCGAGAGAGTGCTACTCGGTTGCGTGCCCACCAAAACAGCCGACCAGGACACGGTGCGCACCATTCTTGCCGCCCTCGTTGAAGACGGGGCACTGATCTACCGAAACGAAAAATATTTCCGCCCTTAA
- a CDS encoding helix-turn-helix transcriptional regulator, whose amino-acid sequence MSDYTPDDMIKRFPNTTRQTWAQKRYDGTGPKFYKVGRRVFYRPQDVDEWVESQIKTRTDEIPAA is encoded by the coding sequence ATGTCGGACTACACCCCAGACGACATGATTAAGAGGTTTCCAAATACCACTCGCCAAACCTGGGCGCAGAAGCGCTACGACGGCACTGGTCCGAAGTTCTACAAGGTTGGGCGCCGCGTGTTTTACCGTCCTCAAGACGTTGACGAATGGGTTGAAAGCCAAATCAAAACTCGTACTGACGAAATCCCTGCGGCTTAA
- a CDS encoding tyrosine-type recombinase/integrase, which translates to MSAIKRYDVKGGRGYKWEVRYRTPDRSTTRRRGFSSRRDAQNFLDKLNAEMRAGEYVRPIDGRVTVGELGKEWLKKKQVSAAPSHYRPLESAWRLHVKPRWGNTPVSAITTGAVEDWITDLQTGEKKTSATHILRLVGVLQGVLDDAVIKKCLPRNPARGVTNLPKKHGKRHIYLEATDVRRIANATGNSTHETIVYVLAYAGLRWSELVALQVGDVDFEKRRLTISKNAPERNLRETTKSGKIRSVPIPQFLADMLQEQCAGRGNEALVFPGRNGSFLTRPKTETGWFEKAVIAAGVQRITPHDLRHTCASLAVHAGANVLALQRMLGHASAAMTLDRYADLLDSDLDSVAEALNTVHSRTNVSKTCPKDTTEEK; encoded by the coding sequence ATGTCGGCGATTAAGCGCTACGACGTCAAAGGGGGGCGCGGCTACAAATGGGAAGTACGCTACCGCACCCCAGACCGGAGTACCACCCGGAGACGTGGCTTCTCATCACGCCGCGACGCTCAAAACTTCCTTGACAAACTCAACGCAGAAATGCGAGCAGGGGAATATGTGCGCCCCATCGACGGGCGGGTCACGGTAGGCGAACTTGGAAAAGAATGGCTCAAGAAGAAGCAAGTTTCCGCTGCACCATCACACTACCGGCCACTCGAAAGTGCTTGGCGGCTACACGTGAAACCACGATGGGGAAACACTCCCGTATCAGCTATAACCACCGGGGCAGTCGAAGACTGGATAACTGACCTACAAACCGGCGAGAAAAAAACCAGCGCCACCCACATTTTGCGTCTCGTTGGCGTCCTCCAGGGCGTGCTAGACGACGCCGTGATAAAGAAGTGCCTTCCAAGAAATCCAGCACGCGGCGTGACGAATCTACCGAAAAAGCACGGCAAACGCCACATATACCTAGAGGCCACAGACGTGCGACGCATTGCCAATGCGACCGGCAATTCCACGCATGAAACGATCGTTTATGTGCTTGCTTACGCAGGGCTTAGATGGTCGGAACTCGTGGCATTACAAGTGGGAGACGTCGACTTTGAAAAGCGGCGATTAACAATCTCCAAGAACGCTCCAGAGCGAAACCTACGAGAGACTACCAAATCCGGAAAAATCCGATCTGTTCCTATTCCACAATTCCTAGCCGACATGCTCCAGGAACAGTGCGCAGGTCGAGGAAATGAAGCCCTTGTATTCCCAGGACGCAATGGTTCATTCTTGACGCGCCCCAAAACGGAAACTGGGTGGTTTGAAAAGGCTGTAATCGCGGCTGGAGTTCAGCGAATCACACCACATGACCTAAGGCACACCTGTGCCTCGTTGGCGGTTCATGCGGGGGCAAACGTTCTTGCCCTCCAGCGCATGCTGGGGCATGCGTCGGCTGCAATGACGCTTGACCGCTATGCAGACCTTCTAGATAGCGATCTTGATAGCGTAGCGGAGGCTCTCAATACTGTTCATTCTCGGACAAATGTGTCCAAAACGTGTCCAAAAGACACCACTGAGGAAAAGTAA
- a CDS encoding CAT RNA binding domain-containing protein, producing the protein MKVLRVLNDDVVLSTRPDGAEVVLTGWGVGFKMKPGQLVDETKVTQVFVPENSRDVDNMAQLLAAIDPDYLELVGTLLAKHKDAFDEEFGSPTTSKSPSSATASTQISARGRTRSRPRCATSTQRSTALSRRCWARPTRGW; encoded by the coding sequence GTGAAGGTCCTCCGCGTTCTCAATGACGACGTGGTGCTCTCCACCCGTCCGGATGGGGCGGAGGTCGTGCTCACCGGCTGGGGCGTCGGTTTCAAGATGAAGCCGGGGCAGCTTGTCGACGAAACCAAGGTGACGCAGGTCTTCGTCCCCGAAAACAGCCGCGACGTGGACAACATGGCCCAGCTGCTCGCCGCGATCGACCCTGACTACCTCGAGCTCGTGGGCACGCTGCTGGCCAAGCACAAGGACGCCTTCGACGAGGAGTTCGGCTCGCCGACCACCTCCAAGTCGCCGTCAAGCGCAACGGCATCGACCCAGATCTCAGCGCGCGGCCGAACCCGCTCGAGGCCGAGGTGCGCAACCTCTACCCAGAGGAGTACCGCATTGTCGCGGAGATGCTGGGCGCGACCAACTCGTGGTTGGTGA